The Mytilus trossulus isolate FHL-02 chromosome 3, PNRI_Mtr1.1.1.hap1, whole genome shotgun sequence genome contains a region encoding:
- the LOC134709755 gene encoding lamin-A-like, which yields MFPWMNPSSGRKQNPRYDTSYKNFYNDKACRSCTYKPNNKSNYLYKSYDQPYQYKTTTNAFVSPRTTTFRSPSYYPSTQQAWESYSSSGGDDFNTGVTNLSYSKSGGGNDYGMKRTIKLEDKAELQHLNDRLSEYINRVRQLWEQRGQIDSSAFLKSTKILEDEVLKLKDLYEYELANLRGQLQGSVQDKHSLEQQYGSFIQTSKDLEKRLALEVDKNRELVGNVTSYQQTISCLEQEIAKLRSAPQPLDEGPSLRKEIADLRRDREDFKGRWERELQTRKDVEEAFAASTKKYEFDNNVLRQHVADLKQRLEATTANILSLETRIRQLSKTDTNIPDILRQVRHAAEDELKKHQSDIESRYGKSISVLKSQMENDADTIGRLEKEKSYAMGSVGDFKAKIAALESQVGAMAQQKQSLEALLAQERSRAFGQIQEMEKRFKEIQHVLFVKLEEAKVSKDSYIPLKAEIEAMKMLLAEEERRLSAPINYESTVSNVVSYSPAMTRTHVASYAPAMTSTKVASYHPGMTRSQTMSYTPAVSRAQASSYSIPAVTRTYVGTGGHKNTYHQASYRPGYCRRYHNKYRY from the exons ATGTTTCCATGGATGAATCCAAGTTCTGGAAGAAAGCAAAATCCAAG ATATGATACCAGTTACAAAAATTTCTATAATGATAAGGCCTGTAGAAGCTGCACATACAAACCCAACAACAAaagtaattacttgtacaaaAGCTATGACCAACCCTACCAATACAAGACAACTACAAACGCCTTTGTAAGTCCTAGAACAACGACATTCCGATCACCATCATATTACCCGTCCACTCAACAAGCTTGGGAGTCGTACAGCTCCTCTGGTGGAGATGACTTTAATACTGGAGTAACTAACCTGAGTTACTCAAAGTCAGGGGGAGGTAATGACTATGGGATGAAGAGAACGATTAAGTTAGAGGACAAGGCTGAGCTACAACATCTAAATGATAGGTTGTCTGAATATATAAACAGAGTAAGACAGCTTTGGGAACAACGTGGACAGATCGATTCTTCGGCATTCCTCAAATCAACTAAAATATTGGAAGACGAAGTCTTAAAACTGAAGGACTTATATGAATACGAACTCGCAAACTTAAG AGGACAACTGCAAGGAAGTGTACAAGATAAACACAGTTTGGAACAACAGTATGGAAGCTTTATTCAAACCTCTAAGGATTTGGAAAAGAG ATTAGCACTAGAAGTTGACAAGAACCGTGAGCTAGTTGGAAATGTCACTAGCTACCAGCAGACGATAAGCTGTCTAGAACAAGAAATAGCTAAACTCCGATCGGCACCACAACCACTGGATGAAGGTCCAAGTCTTAGGAAAGAGATAGCAGATCTAAGGAGGGATAGGGAAGATTTCAAAGGAAG atGGGAAAGAGAACTACAAACTAGAAAAGACGTAGAGGAAGCCTTTGCTGcttcaacaaaaaaatacgaATTTGACAACAACGTCCTTAGACAGCATGTCGCTGATCTAAAACAACGATTAGAGGCTACAACCGCTAATATACTGTCACTGGAGACACGTATCCGTCAACTGAGTAAGACTGATACAAATATCCCAGACATCCTCAGACAAGTAAGACATGCAGCGGAAGACGAGTTGAAGAAACATCAGTCGGACATTGAATCTAGATATGGTAAAAGC aTTTCTGTATTGAAATCCCAGATGGAGAACGACGCCGACACTATCGGACGATTGGAAAAGGAAAAGTCTTATGCTATGGGCAGTGTCGGAGATTTTAAAGCTAAAATTGCTGCCTTAGAATCACAA GTAGGTGCAATGGCACAACAAAAACAGTCATTAGAAGCTTTATTGGCACAAGAAAGGTCAAGGGCATTTGGACAAATTCAAGAGATGGAGAAAAGATTTAAAGAGATTCAACATGTACTGTTTGTTAAGTTAGAAGAAGCAAAGGTTTCCAAGGATTCCTATATACCACTTAAAGCAGAAATTGAAGCGATGAAAATGTTATTGGCAGAAGAAGAAAGAAG ATTAAGTGCACCAATAAATTACGAAAGCACTGTATCAAATGTGGTTAGTTACAGCCCAGCAATGACACGAACACACGTGGCTAGTTACGCTCCTGCAATGACGAGTACAAAAGTGGCTAGCTACCACCCCGGAATGACACGTTCTCAAACGATGAGTTACACCCCTGCAGTGTCACGTGCACAAGCGTCTAGCTACAGCATCCCTGCAGTTACACGTACTTATGTAGGAACCGGTGGACATAAAAATACCTATCACCAAGCATCCTACAGACCTGGGTACTGCAGACGCTATCACAACAAATATAGAT ATTGA
- the LOC134709756 gene encoding acylpyruvase FAHD1, mitochondrial-like has product MLEAIAMAERLKQFREIGKKIVAVCRNYKGLTAAQGIPNPKTPSLFAKPTTAYITEGQSIRIPEGCNLLYHEVELGVVIKQKCSNIAVSDVDAYIGGFVLALDMTAKDFHNEAKANSRPWFLSKGFDTSCPVSDFIEKEKVPNYQDVRLWLKVDGVIKQDDSTSDMIFSVPEVISYISKYITLEEGDVVLTGTPDGQGPVTDGQIVEAGLADIVSMKFSVAK; this is encoded by the exons ATGTTAGAGGCCATCGCAATGGCTGAAAGATTGAAACAATTTAGAGAAATTGGGAAGAAAATAGTCGCAGTCTGCCGAAACTACAA AGGTCTTACTGCTGCCCAAGGGATACCCAATCCGAAGACTCCAAGCTTGTTTGCAAAGCCAACAACTGCATACATCACAGAAGGACAATCAATTCgt ATTCCTGAAGGATGTAATTTATTGTACCATGAAGTTGAACTAGGAGTTGTCATAAAGCAGAAATGTTCCAACATCGCTGTCTCAGATGTCGATGCTTACATTGGTGGATTTGTTCTGGCTCTAGATATGACCGCTAAAGACTTCCACAACGAGGCCAAAGCTAATTCTCGACCATGGTTTCTTAGCAAAGGTTTTGACACTTCCTGCCCAGTTAGCGActttattgaaaaagaaaaagttccaaattatcaaGATGTAAGATTATGGTTAAAAGTAGATGGTGTTATAAAACAGGACGATAGTACCTCTGACATGATATTCTCTGTCCCAGAAGTCATTTCTTACATCagtaaatatataactttaGAGGAAGGAGATGTTGTTTTGACAGGAACACCTGATGGTCAAGGACCAGTGACAGACGGACAAATCGTGGAAGCAGGACTCGCAGATATAGTGTCAATGAAGTTTTCTGTTGCAAAATGA
- the LOC134712554 gene encoding RNA-binding motif protein, X-linked 2-like codes for MNPLTNVKNLQKINEKELELGLVGKKSWHDKYKESAWIFVGGLPYDLTEGDVICVFSQYGEIVNINIVRDKKTGKIKGYGFLCYEDQRSTILAVDNLNGAKVLGRTLRVDHVENYKQPKEFGDEDDITKQMRSEGCAPQLPQSDHSEKEEDNFVVPMKKVKKEKKSKKKKKEKKKKHKKSESSSDSDNEEDTVKIKKEKHDIDYEKSYNKEQNRGPQKHSLDNDSKKSNRDFETYGNRYNNRYESKDKYHSDFQNGSNRNNPGRYSENDSNYNNKQSYNRGDNSRDYRRDRSRSPNNRSFNKGRDISNSPPRRPARSRDKSNSPPRRPERSRDKSNSPPRRPERSRDISNSPPRRRERPRDRSNSPPRRQERSRDRSYSPPRRQERSRDISNSSPRRRERSRDR; via the exons ATGAATCCTCTAAC aaatgtgaaaaatttacaGAAGATCAACGAAAAAGAGCTTGAACTAGGTCTTGTGGGAAAGAAATCCTGGcatgataaatataaagaaagtgCTTGGATTTTTGTTGGTGGATTACCTTATGATTTGACTGAGGGAGATGTTATATGTGTTTTCTCACA GTATGGAGAAATTGTTAATATCAATATAGTAAGAGATAAAAAGACTGGAAAGATCAAGGGATATGGATTCCTGTGTTATGAGGATCAGAGAAGCACTATCTTAGCAGTAGACAATTTAAATGGAGCAAAG GTGCTTGGAAGGACACTGCGAGTTGACCATGTGGAGAATTATAAGCAGCCTAAGGAGTTTGGAGATGAGGATGATATTACAAAACAGATGAGATCAGAAGGATGTGCACCCCAGTTACCTCAGTCAGACCATAGTGAGAAAGAGGAAGACAATTTTGTCGTACctatgaaaaaagttaaaaaag AAAAGAAgtcaaaaaagaagaaaaaagaaaagaaaaagaaacataaaaaatcagagTCTTCAAGTGACAGTGATAATGAAGAAGAtacagtaaaaattaaaaaagaaaaacatgatataGATTATGAGAAATCTTATAACAAGGAACAGAATAGAGGACCGCAAAAACATTCTTTAGACAATGATTCAAAAAAATCTAACAGAGATTTTGAGACATATGGAAATAGGTATAACAATAGATATGAATCTAAAGACAAATACCACTCAGACTTTCAAAATGGCTCTAACAGAAATAATCCAGGTAGATATAGTGAGAATGATAGTAATTACAATAACAAACAGTCGTATAACAGGGGAGACAATTCTAGAGACTATAGAAGAGATAGGAGCAGGTCTCCAAATAACAGATCGTTTAATAAAGGAAGAGACATAAGTAATTCACCACCAAGGAGACCAGCAAGGTCAAGAGACAAAAGTAATTCTCCACCAAGGAGACCAGAAAGGTCAAGAGACAAAAGTAATTCTCCACCAAGGAGACCAGAAAGGTCAAGAGACATAAGTAATTCTCCACCAAGGAGAAGAGAAAGGCCAAGAGACAGAAGTAATTCACCACCAAGGAGACAAGAAAGGTCAAGGGACAGGAGTTATTCTCCACCAAGGAGACAAGAAAGGTCAAGGGACATAAGTAATTCATCACCAAGGAGACGAGAAAGGTCAAGAGATAGATAA